The following are from one region of the Hydrogenimonas sp. SS33 genome:
- a CDS encoding SLC13 family permease, whose product MRKIGLAVLLAVAVGWLASFFFTLQQAKLLGIVTLLVTMWTNNALPLGVVSLLPILLFPALGIIDVNHVTPNYAKSIIFLFIGGFMLAIAMQKSDLHLQISNRLLRVFPHTARGILYAMAIVSALLSSILSNTTITLMLMPIGLFITDNPKLKVRILLAIAYGASVGGILTPIGTPPNLLLLGYLEEIGLQAPTFVEWMGMTAPVVVTMLLVMPWILSRGVREESVGEVKQHPEPLTLPQKKLLWIIGGLSLLLVLNTPVKPWYPGLGLNEKALLLGAGLLLFMPGIRLLDWEDSRAIPYEIIFLFGAGFVIARAFGSTGLAEALAQKLSFVHVLPLWMVLAVVALFVSFSTEITSNTALTSIALPVMAQLYGIHHADTVLILMVTTIAASYAFMLPIATPPNAIIMSSRLIEVKTMAGFGFFIDLIGVLAVSVAAYTIWQWMV is encoded by the coding sequence ATGCGCAAGATCGGGTTGGCGGTGCTTCTGGCGGTGGCGGTGGGGTGGCTTGCCTCCTTTTTCTTCACGCTCCAGCAGGCGAAACTGCTGGGAATCGTGACGCTTCTGGTGACGATGTGGACCAACAACGCGCTTCCTTTGGGGGTCGTGTCGCTGCTGCCGATTCTCCTCTTTCCGGCGCTGGGGATCATCGACGTCAACCATGTGACCCCCAACTACGCCAAATCGATCATTTTCCTTTTTATCGGCGGCTTCATGCTCGCCATCGCCATGCAGAAATCTGACCTGCACCTGCAGATTTCCAACCGCCTCCTTCGCGTCTTCCCCCATACGGCGAGGGGGATTCTCTACGCCATGGCAATCGTCTCGGCGCTGCTGAGCTCCATCCTCTCCAACACGACGATCACCCTGATGCTGATGCCCATCGGCCTCTTCATCACCGACAATCCGAAACTGAAAGTGCGCATTCTGCTCGCCATCGCCTACGGCGCCAGCGTCGGCGGCATCCTGACGCCCATCGGCACGCCCCCCAACCTGCTGCTGCTGGGGTACCTGGAGGAGATCGGCCTGCAGGCGCCCACCTTCGTGGAGTGGATGGGGATGACGGCGCCGGTGGTGGTGACGATGCTGCTGGTGATGCCGTGGATTCTGAGCCGGGGGGTCAGGGAGGAGTCGGTCGGCGAGGTGAAGCAACATCCCGAACCCCTGACACTGCCCCAGAAAAAGCTGCTCTGGATCATCGGCGGGCTCTCGTTGCTTCTGGTGCTGAATACCCCCGTCAAACCCTGGTACCCGGGGTTGGGGCTCAACGAAAAGGCGCTGCTTCTGGGGGCGGGGCTGCTGCTTTTTATGCCGGGTATCCGGCTGCTGGATTGGGAAGACAGCCGCGCCATCCCCTACGAGATCATCTTTCTCTTCGGCGCCGGCTTCGTCATCGCCCGGGCCTTCGGGTCGACGGGGCTCGCCGAAGCGCTGGCGCAGAAACTCTCCTTCGTCCATGTTCTGCCGCTGTGGATGGTACTGGCGGTCGTTGCCCTTTTCGTGAGCTTTTCGACGGAGATCACCAGCAATACGGCCCTGACCTCCATCGCCCTGCCGGTGATGGCGCAGCTCTACGGCATCCATCACGCGGATACGGTGCTGATTCTGATGGTGACGACCATTGCCGCCAGTTACGCCTTCATGCTCCCCATCGCCACGCCGCCCAACGCCATTATCATGAGTTCCCGCCTCATCGAGGTGAAGACGATGGCGGGCTTCGGTTTTTTCATCGACCTGATAGGCGTGCTCGCCGTCTCCGTCGCCGCCTATACCATCTGGCAGTGGATGGTGTAG
- a CDS encoding divergent polysaccharide deacetylase family protein, translating into MAKKTTSSKPQRRKGTQAARKRKPSFSNRIKIYLLGSAVAILVLTILLGLSGWIGYEMGKEKQARECEKRVTDYRKDIRNLRRRLSHAQTGPAPVHHKPAPAPKPSKPKAEEEKLSEISDYLEAGGEKKAKPPVREKVSTRHPVLAIVIDDVAFASQARAIKALPWHITPSIFPPSGRHPDTPKIASGFSHYMIHLPMEALHYPHPEPKTLTVDSTAAEMEARLRHLRQWFPKARFINNHTGSRFTSDMAAMRRFYPLAKRYGFIFIDSRTTPKTVVPAVCKKFGDPYVARDIFLDNKPDTAYIQEQLKKAVRLAKAHGYAIAIGHPHPSTLKALAASGAILKGVNLVYIDQLYAKIR; encoded by the coding sequence ATGGCCAAAAAAACGACCTCCTCCAAACCGCAGCGCAGAAAAGGGACCCAGGCGGCCCGAAAGCGCAAACCCTCCTTCTCCAACCGCATCAAGATCTATCTTCTCGGCAGTGCCGTCGCCATACTCGTTTTGACGATTCTTCTCGGTCTGTCGGGTTGGATCGGCTACGAAATGGGAAAGGAGAAGCAGGCGAGAGAGTGCGAAAAGCGGGTGACAGATTACCGAAAGGATATCCGGAATCTGCGCCGGCGCCTCAGCCACGCCCAAACGGGCCCGGCTCCCGTACATCACAAACCCGCACCTGCCCCCAAACCGTCGAAACCGAAGGCGGAGGAGGAGAAACTCTCCGAAATCAGCGACTACCTTGAAGCCGGTGGGGAGAAGAAGGCGAAACCGCCGGTCAGGGAGAAGGTTTCGACCCGGCATCCGGTGCTGGCCATCGTCATCGACGACGTGGCCTTCGCCTCCCAGGCCAGAGCCATCAAAGCGCTTCCGTGGCACATCACCCCCTCCATCTTTCCGCCCTCCGGGCGCCATCCCGATACGCCGAAAATCGCTTCCGGGTTCAGCCACTACATGATCCATCTGCCTATGGAAGCGCTCCACTATCCCCACCCCGAGCCAAAGACCCTTACGGTCGACTCGACGGCGGCGGAGATGGAAGCGCGGCTTCGCCATCTGCGCCAATGGTTCCCCAAAGCCCGTTTCATCAACAACCATACGGGCAGCCGGTTCACTTCCGACATGGCGGCGATGCGCAGGTTCTATCCTCTCGCGAAGCGGTACGGATTCATCTTCATCGACAGCCGCACGACGCCGAAAACGGTGGTCCCCGCCGTTTGCAAAAAGTTTGGCGACCCCTATGTGGCACGGGATATCTTTCTGGACAACAAACCCGACACCGCCTACATCCAGGAGCAGCTGAAAAAGGCGGTCCGGCTTGCCAAAGCCCACGGCTACGCCATCGCCATCGGCCATCCCCACCCTTCGACCCTGAAGGCGCTCGCCGCGTCGGGTGCCATCCTCAAAGGGGTGAACCTGGTCTACATCGACCAACTTTACGCCAAAATTCGCTAA